In Cotesia glomerata isolate CgM1 linkage group LG1, MPM_Cglom_v2.3, whole genome shotgun sequence, one genomic interval encodes:
- the LOC123271089 gene encoding beta carbonic anhydrase 1 — MDRIIKGIMRYRQCHREGMVKQFKQVKDHPEPKAVFFTCMDSRMIPTRFTETNVGDMFVVRNAGNVVPHSQHFIDELTMCEPAALELGCVVNDIRHIIVCGHSDCKAINLLYSLQDEEFASKDNRRISPLRAWLCAHANSSLEKFKQLKTTGFHQPMIFQAETPMRKFVAYIDPEDKFAVEDKLSQINTLQQLQNIASYGFLKKRLERHDLHIHALWFDIYTGDIYYFSRGARTVVASELEHATPERESKTTKLLILIYKHSLSLSPLYYLNSKSMQCINNTWTHIPIFAADSLKKHVKIIIIIIIIIDDHCH, encoded by the exons atggatAGAATAATAAAAGGTATAATGAGATACAGACAGTGTCACAGAGAAGGAATGgttaaacaatttaaacaaGTTAAAGATCATCCCGAA CCAAAAGCAGTATTTTTTACTTGCATGGATTCACGGATGATTCCTACTAGATTCACGGAAACAAATGTTGGAGATATGTTTGTTG tacgTAATGCTGGTAATGTTGTACCACACTCGCAACATTTTATTGATGAATTAACAATGTGTGAGCCGGCAGCTTTGGAGCTTGGATGTGTTGTTAATGATATACGTCATATTATTGTTTGTGGTCACAGTGATTGTAAAGCCATTAATTTATTGTACTCTCTTCAGGATGAGGAATTTGCTTCAAAA GATAATAGAAGAATATCACCATTGAGAGCATGGTTGTGTGCTCACGCAAATAGTAGcctagaaaaatttaaacaattaaaaacaacTGGATTTCATCAGCCTATGATTTTTCAAGCTGAAACTCCAATGAGAAAATTTGTCGCTTACATTGATCCAGAAGATAAATTTGCTGTTGAAGATAAACTTTCACAG ATAAATACACTTCAGCAATTACAAAATATTGCGTCATatggatttttgaaaaaacgtttggAACGGCATGATCTTCATATTCATGCACTTTGGTTTGATATTTATACTGGAGATATATACTATTTTAGTCGGG GTGCCAGAACGGTGGTAGCAAGTGAACTAGAGCATGCCACTCCCGAAAGAGAAAGCAAAACAACAAAACTACTTATACTAATATATAAGCATAGCCTAAGCCTGTCGCCTCTTTACTATTTAAACTCTAAAAGTATGCAATGTATCAACAACACATGGACACATATACCTATATTTGCAGCTGATTCGTTAAAGAAACacgttaaaattattattattatcatcatcattatcgaTGATCATTGCCACTAA
- the LOC123271103 gene encoding ras-related GTP-binding protein A has product MKKKVLLMGKSGSGKTSMRSIIFANYIARDTRRLGATIDVEHSHVRFLGNLVLNLWDCGGQEAFMENYFASQRDNIFRNVEVLIYVFDVESRELDKDMHYYQSCLEAILQNSPDAKIFCLVHKMDLVQEDQRDVIFRERAEDLKKLSLPLDCTCFRTSIWDETLYRAWSSIVYMLIPNVKELEQSLKQFANIIDADEVLLFERATFLVISHCQRKYHRDVHRFEKVSNIIKQFKLSCSKLASQFLSMEVRNTNFAAFIDVFTSNTYVMVIMSDPAIPSAATLINIRNARKHFEKLERVSQSSALNG; this is encoded by the exons atgaagaaaaag gtattGTTGATGGGAAAAAGCGGATCTGGAAAAACAAGTATGCGGAGTATTATATTTGCAAATTATATTGCCAGAGATACCCGACGATTAGGAGCAACAA TTGATGTCGAACACAGTCATGTAAGATTCCTTGGAAATTTGGTATTAAATTTATGGGACTGTGGTGGTCAAGAAGCATTCATGGAAAACTATTTTGCCTCACAACGGGATAATATATTCAGAAATGTTGAAGTTTTGATTTATGTATTCGATGTAGAATCACGTGAATTAGATAAAGATATGCATTATTATCAAAGTTGTTTGGAAGCAATACTACAAAATAGTCCAGatgctaaaatattttgtctTGTTCATAAAATGGATTTGGTCCAAGAGGATCAAAGAGATGTTATATTTAGAGAACGGGCTGAAGATTTGAAAAAACTTAGTCTCCCTCTTGATTGTACTTGTTTCAGAACAAGTATATGGGATGAAACTTTATACAg GGCATGGTCTTCCATTGTTTACATGCTGATTCCAAATGTTAAGGAATTGGAACAAAGTCTCAAACAATTTGCCAATATTATTGATGCCGATGAagttttattgtttgaaaGAGCAACTTTTCTTGTAATCAGTCATTGTCAAAGAAAATATCACAGAGATGTTCATCGCTTTGAAAAAGtttctaatattataaaacagTTTAAATTGAGTTGTAGTAAATTAGCATCTCAATTTTTGAGTATGGAAGTAAGAAATACTAATTTTGCTGCTTTTATTGATGTATTTACTTCAAATACATACGTTATGGTAATAATGTCTGATCCAGCAATAC ctTCAGCAGCAACGCTTATAAATATTAGAAATGCTCGAAagcattttgaaaaattggaaCGCGTAAGTCAAAGTTCAGCGTTGAATGGATAA